The following proteins are co-located in the Candidatus Electrothrix rattekaaiensis genome:
- the rpsQ gene encoding 30S ribosomal protein S17: protein MTEEHRPKKTQLGYVKSNSMDKTVVVLVERKVRHKLYGKYIRRHVKYMAHDAVNECQVGDTVLIEECRPLSKNKRWFVKTIIQRAV, encoded by the coding sequence ATGACTGAAGAGCACAGGCCTAAAAAGACACAGTTAGGTTATGTAAAAAGTAACAGCATGGATAAAACGGTCGTCGTTCTTGTAGAGCGAAAGGTCCGTCATAAACTGTATGGGAAATATATTCGCCGTCATGTGAAATATATGGCTCATGATGCAGTTAATGAATGTCAAGTTGGAGATACTGTACTTATAGAAGAATGTCGTCCACTTTCAAAGAATAAACGTTGGTTTGTTAAAACGATAATCCAAC
- the rpmC gene encoding 50S ribosomal protein L29, which yields MKASELRQMSGEELRTKELELREDLFKLHFQHKIRSLENPARLRQIRKDIARVQTVLTEQAQA from the coding sequence ATGAAGGCGAGTGAATTGCGTCAGATGAGTGGTGAGGAACTGAGAACAAAAGAGCTCGAACTTCGTGAAGATCTCTTTAAACTTCACTTTCAGCATAAGATCAGATCGTTGGAAAATCCAGCCCGTTTACGCCAGATTCGCAAGGATATAGCAAGGGTACAGACCGTCTTGACTGAGCAGGCACAGGCGTGA
- the rplP gene encoding 50S ribosomal protein L16 — protein MLSPRKVKHRKQHKGRMRGEAQRGSQIAFGDYALKAVGCGRMTAQQIESARIAINRKVKRGGKMWIRVFPAKSITKKPAETRMGKGKGSPDSWVCVIHPGKILYELKGVPEDVAKEALRLAAYKLPFPTKVITRRDSI, from the coding sequence ATGTTAAGTCCACGCAAGGTAAAACATAGAAAACAGCATAAGGGGAGAATGCGGGGAGAGGCTCAGCGCGGGTCTCAGATAGCATTTGGTGATTATGCTTTGAAAGCTGTAGGTTGCGGTCGTATGACTGCTCAGCAGATAGAGTCAGCACGTATTGCGATTAACAGAAAGGTCAAACGTGGCGGCAAGATGTGGATTCGCGTTTTTCCGGCAAAATCCATTACGAAGAAACCGGCTGAAACCCGTATGGGTAAAGGTAAAGGTTCTCCGGATTCCTGGGTATGTGTTATTCATCCTGGTAAAATTCTTTATGAGCTGAAAGGCGTACCTGAGGACGTTGCAAAAGAAGCTCTCAGGCTGGCTGCATACAAGCTGCCGTTTCCTACGAAGGTTATTACAAGGAGAGACAGCATATGA
- the rpsC gene encoding 30S ribosomal protein S3 — MGQKVNPIGLRLNITRTWDSIWYADKDYAANLYQDQQIRKYLKKKLYHAGISRIVIERTGEKVRVKLHTARPGIVIGKKGAEIENLKRDLEQKFRRECMIDIQEVRRPEADAQLVAESIATQLERRIAFRRAMKKAISSALRFGVKGIKISCAGRLGGAEMSRTEWFKEGRVPLHTLRADIDYGTAEASTTYGIIGVKVWIFKGEVLADSEISQD; from the coding sequence TTGGGACAGAAAGTCAATCCCATAGGACTGCGGCTCAATATTACCAGAACATGGGATTCGATCTGGTACGCTGATAAAGATTATGCCGCCAACCTGTATCAGGATCAGCAGATACGCAAGTATTTGAAGAAAAAATTGTATCATGCCGGAATATCGCGCATTGTTATTGAGCGCACCGGTGAGAAGGTACGGGTTAAGCTGCATACGGCACGTCCGGGTATAGTCATCGGCAAGAAAGGGGCTGAGATTGAAAATCTGAAGCGTGATCTTGAGCAGAAGTTCCGTCGAGAGTGCATGATAGATATTCAGGAAGTACGACGTCCTGAAGCTGACGCTCAGCTTGTTGCAGAAAGTATTGCTACCCAGCTGGAACGCCGTATCGCTTTTAGAAGGGCAATGAAAAAAGCTATCAGTTCAGCCCTTCGCTTTGGAGTTAAAGGAATTAAGATTTCATGCGCTGGTCGTCTTGGCGGAGCTGAAATGTCCAGAACAGAGTGGTTTAAGGAAGGACGTGTACCTTTACACACACTTCGTGCGGATATTGATTACGGTACTGCGGAAGCCAGTACAACGTATGGAATAATCGGTGTAAAAGTGTGGATTTTTAAAGGTGAAGTATTAGCGGATAGTGAAATATCTCAGGATTAG
- the rplV gene encoding 50S ribosomal protein L22 → METRAVAKYIRISPQKARLVADVVRGKDVDTALTTLRFMPKKAAKIIRKVLESAVANAEQTETIDVDTLYVKEIQINGGPMLKRFRPRAMGRATRILKRTSHITVVVDEA, encoded by the coding sequence ATGGAAACGAGAGCCGTCGCTAAATATATACGAATATCTCCGCAAAAGGCGAGGCTTGTTGCTGATGTTGTGCGGGGCAAAGATGTAGATACTGCGCTCACTACCCTGAGATTTATGCCCAAAAAGGCAGCAAAAATCATACGCAAGGTTTTGGAATCCGCAGTTGCGAATGCCGAACAAACAGAAACCATTGATGTTGATACTCTGTATGTAAAAGAGATTCAGATCAATGGGGGACCGATGCTTAAAAGGTTTCGACCCCGTGCTATGGGAAGGGCCACCAGAATATTGAAACGGACCAGCCACATTACGGTGGTTGTTGATGAGGCCTAA
- the rpsS gene encoding 30S ribosomal protein S19 produces the protein MSRSIKKGPFIDDHLMKKVENAQESGSRKVIKTWSRRSDIIPDMVGLTFAVHNGKKFIPVYISENMVGHKLGEFSPTRTYYGHAADRKGKRK, from the coding sequence ATGTCACGTTCAATTAAGAAAGGTCCTTTTATTGATGACCACCTGATGAAAAAGGTGGAAAATGCACAGGAGTCCGGGTCTCGTAAGGTCATTAAGACATGGTCTAGGCGCTCTGACATCATACCGGATATGGTGGGGCTTACCTTTGCTGTACATAACGGCAAAAAATTTATTCCGGTGTATATTTCGGAGAATATGGTCGGTCATAAGCTCGGCGAATTTTCCCCTACCAGAACCTATTACGGTCATGCAGCAGATAGGAAAGGCAAGCGCAAATAG
- the rplB gene encoding 50S ribosomal protein L2, whose translation MAIKTHKPTSPGKRHHVSILQSDLSDKGPEKSLLAPLKKSGGRNNYGRITSRHRGGGHKRRYRIIDWKRNKTDIAAKVTAIEYDPNRSANIALLTYTDGEKSYILAPAGIQVGDFLMAGSDADIKPGNCMPMSSIPLGTIIHNVEMKIGKGAQMVRSAGASAQLMAKEGEYVLVKLPSGEVRKFNKQCRACIGSVGNSEHGSQKLGKAGRSRWKGRRPSVRGVAMNPIDHPMGGGEGKSSGGRHPCTPWGMPTKGFKTRKRKGSDRDIVTKRK comes from the coding sequence ATGGCAATCAAGACCCATAAACCGACATCACCGGGCAAAAGGCATCACGTATCGATTCTCCAGTCCGATCTCTCTGATAAAGGTCCGGAAAAAAGCCTTCTTGCGCCTTTGAAAAAATCAGGCGGTAGAAATAATTATGGCCGAATCACCTCAAGGCATAGAGGCGGTGGTCATAAGCGACGGTATCGTATCATTGACTGGAAGAGAAATAAGACCGATATAGCTGCTAAGGTTACAGCAATTGAATATGATCCGAATAGATCTGCAAATATTGCGCTTTTAACCTATACGGACGGTGAAAAGTCGTATATATTGGCTCCAGCCGGAATTCAGGTTGGAGACTTTTTAATGGCTGGCAGTGATGCAGATATTAAGCCCGGTAACTGCATGCCGATGAGCAGTATCCCATTAGGTACCATTATTCATAATGTCGAGATGAAAATCGGCAAAGGTGCTCAGATGGTGCGTTCTGCCGGTGCTTCAGCTCAGCTCATGGCAAAAGAAGGTGAGTATGTCCTCGTAAAATTACCTTCAGGTGAAGTACGAAAATTTAACAAGCAATGCCGAGCCTGCATCGGTTCTGTAGGAAACTCAGAGCACGGAAGTCAAAAACTTGGTAAAGCTGGACGTTCCCGATGGAAAGGACGGCGCCCTTCAGTTCGCGGTGTGGCAATGAACCCGATTGATCATCCTATGGGCGGTGGTGAAGGAAAAAGTTCCGGTGGACGACATCCATGTACCCCGTGGGGTATGCCGACCAAGGGTTTTAAGACTCGTAAGCGTAAAGGTTCTGATCGAGATATCGTGACCAAACGCAAGTAA
- the rplW gene encoding 50S ribosomal protein L23, translating to MKVLHNIVKSPCLTEKANRLQEAHGAIIFRVDPRANKIEIGQAVEQLFDVKVAAVRTTMVRGKKKRVGLKSVGRTSDWKKAYITLSEGEIDFLAEL from the coding sequence ATGAAAGTACTCCATAATATTGTAAAAAGTCCTTGCCTGACTGAGAAGGCCAATCGCCTGCAGGAAGCTCACGGTGCGATCATCTTTAGGGTTGATCCGAGAGCAAACAAAATAGAGATTGGTCAGGCTGTTGAGCAATTATTTGATGTAAAAGTTGCCGCAGTGAGAACCACTATGGTCCGTGGTAAGAAAAAAAGAGTCGGGCTTAAATCTGTCGGACGAACCAGTGACTGGAAAAAGGCTTATATCACTTTGTCTGAAGGCGAGATTGATTTTCTTGCCGAGCTGTAG